A single Struthio camelus isolate bStrCam1 chromosome 8, bStrCam1.hap1, whole genome shotgun sequence DNA region contains:
- the MCOLN2 gene encoding mucolipin-2 isoform X5, with product MMAQSDLDLTETALKEDLKFYFMNPCEKYRARHQIPWKLALQILKILMVTTQLIFFGLSNQLVVSFKEENTVAFKHLFLKGYSGVDEDDYSCSIYTQQEAYDSIFYVINQYKQLKNISLGTLGYGQDENEGSGLKICKQQYKKGTMLPSNDTLNIDVATETECILLKPQELASKKAELKLNSSFFNLEFYRLIQVEISFKLKGIALQTIHARELPDCYVFQNTITLNNRAHSGKIKIYFDSDTDIQECKDWHISGSILQKNTQYVLVFDGFVIISCLASLILCTRSIILALKLQKRFVNFFLEKYKRHVCHADRLEFINGWYVLVIISDMMTIIGSILKMEIKAKVLILTMQASLPKVLRFCCCAGMIYLGYTFCGWIVLGPYHEKFEDLNTVAECLFSLVNGDDMFATFAQIQQKSMLVWLFSRLYLYSFISLFIYMILSLFIALITDSYDTIKKYQQSGFPVTDLHEFLKECGSVGYRKEQASMPFICCCRRQQSDDNLILIN from the exons ATGATGGCTCAGTCAGATTTGGATCTAACAGAAACAGCTCTAAAAGAAGATTTGAAATTTTACTTCATGAACCCATGTGAAAAATACAGAGCAAGACATCAAATACCATGGAAACTGGCTTTGCAGATTTTGAAGATACTGATGGTTACTACACAg CTTATCTTTTTTGGTTTGAGTAACCAGTTGGTGGTCTCATTCAAAGAGGAGAACACTGTTGCTTTTAAACACCTTTTCCTGAAAGGATATTCTGGTGTTGATGAAGATGACTACAGCTGCAGTATATATACACAGCAGGAAGCTTATGATAGCATTTTTTATGTTATTAATCAG TACAAACAATTAAAGAACATTTCCCTGGGGACGCTTGGTTATGGACAAGATGAAAATGAAGGATCAGGTTTAAAAATCTGTAAACAGCAGTACAAGAAAGGCACAATGCTTCCTTCCAATGATACACTGAACATAGATGTTGCTACTGAAACAG AATGTATCCTTTTAAAGCCACAGGAGCTAGCCAGTAAGAAGGCTGAACTGAAGTTGAATTCCTCATTTTTCAATCTGGAATTTTACAG GCTTATACAGGTTGAAATCTCCTTCAAGCTAAAAGGCATCGCTCTCCAAACAATCCATGCCCGTGAATTGCCCGACTGTTACGTGTTTCAAAATACT ATCACTTTGAATAATAGAGCCCACAgtggaaaaatcaaaatttattttgatagTGATACTGATATTCAAGAATGCAAAGACTGGCACATATCTGGTTCTA TTCTCCAGAAAAATACTCAGTATGTTCTGGTTTTCGATGGATTTGTCATTATAAGTTGCCTTGCTTCTCTTATTCTCTGCACGCGATCCATTATTCTTGCCTTGAAACTGCAAAAA AGATTTGTGAATTTCTTCCTGGAGAAATACAAACGTCATGTCTGTCATGCTGATCGCTTGGAGTTCATAAATGGATGGTATGTCCTGGTAATTATCAGTGATATGATGACCATCATTGGATCAatcttaaaaatggaaataaaagccaaG GTACTCATTTTAACTATGCAAGCATCACTGCCCAAAGTTCTAAGGTTTTGTTGTTGTGCTGGGATGATTTATCTTGGCTATACTTTCTGTGGTTGGATTGTATTGGGACCTTATCATGAAAAG TTTGAAGATCTGAACACAGTGGCTGAGTGTCTGTTTTCTTTGGTCAATGGTGATGATATGTTCGCAACATTTGCTCAAATCCAGCAGAAGAGCATGTTGGTGTGGTTGTTCAGTCGGTTATATCTGTACTCCTTCATTAGTCTGTTTATATACATGATCCTCAGCCTTTTCATTGCACTCATTACAGACTCCTATGACACCATAAAG aaatatcaaCAAAGTGGGTTTCCAGTAACGGATCTACATGAATTTCTAAAAGAGTGTGGCAGTGTTGGCTATAGAAAAGAACAAGCTTCCATGCCGTTCATCTGCTGCTGTAGAAG ACAACAGAGCGATGACAACTTGATACTTATTAATTGA
- the MCOLN2 gene encoding mucolipin-2 isoform X9: MGEGEGDKRLIFFGLSNQLVVSFKEENTVAFKHLFLKGYSGVDEDDYSCSIYTQQEAYDSIFYVINQYKQLKNISLGTLGYGQDENEGSGLKICKQQYKKGTMLPSNDTLNIDVATETECILLKPQELASKKAELKLNSSFFNLEFYRLIQVEISFKLKGIALQTIHARELPDCYVFQNTITLNNRAHSGKIKIYFDSDTDIQECKDWHISGSILQKNTQYVLVFDGFVIISCLASLILCTRSIILALKLQKRFVNFFLEKYKRHVCHADRLEFINGWYVLVIISDMMTIIGSILKMEIKAKVLILTMQASLPKVLRFCCCAGMIYLGYTFCGWIVLGPYHEKFEDLNTVAECLFSLVNGDDMFATFAQIQQKSMLVWLFSRLYLYSFISLFIYMILSLFIALITDSYDTIKKYQQSGFPVTDLHEFLKECGSVGYRKEQASMPFICCCRRQQSDDNLILIN, translated from the exons atgggggaaggagaaggggacaaACGT CTTATCTTTTTTGGTTTGAGTAACCAGTTGGTGGTCTCATTCAAAGAGGAGAACACTGTTGCTTTTAAACACCTTTTCCTGAAAGGATATTCTGGTGTTGATGAAGATGACTACAGCTGCAGTATATATACACAGCAGGAAGCTTATGATAGCATTTTTTATGTTATTAATCAG TACAAACAATTAAAGAACATTTCCCTGGGGACGCTTGGTTATGGACAAGATGAAAATGAAGGATCAGGTTTAAAAATCTGTAAACAGCAGTACAAGAAAGGCACAATGCTTCCTTCCAATGATACACTGAACATAGATGTTGCTACTGAAACAG AATGTATCCTTTTAAAGCCACAGGAGCTAGCCAGTAAGAAGGCTGAACTGAAGTTGAATTCCTCATTTTTCAATCTGGAATTTTACAG GCTTATACAGGTTGAAATCTCCTTCAAGCTAAAAGGCATCGCTCTCCAAACAATCCATGCCCGTGAATTGCCCGACTGTTACGTGTTTCAAAATACT ATCACTTTGAATAATAGAGCCCACAgtggaaaaatcaaaatttattttgatagTGATACTGATATTCAAGAATGCAAAGACTGGCACATATCTGGTTCTA TTCTCCAGAAAAATACTCAGTATGTTCTGGTTTTCGATGGATTTGTCATTATAAGTTGCCTTGCTTCTCTTATTCTCTGCACGCGATCCATTATTCTTGCCTTGAAACTGCAAAAA AGATTTGTGAATTTCTTCCTGGAGAAATACAAACGTCATGTCTGTCATGCTGATCGCTTGGAGTTCATAAATGGATGGTATGTCCTGGTAATTATCAGTGATATGATGACCATCATTGGATCAatcttaaaaatggaaataaaagccaaG GTACTCATTTTAACTATGCAAGCATCACTGCCCAAAGTTCTAAGGTTTTGTTGTTGTGCTGGGATGATTTATCTTGGCTATACTTTCTGTGGTTGGATTGTATTGGGACCTTATCATGAAAAG TTTGAAGATCTGAACACAGTGGCTGAGTGTCTGTTTTCTTTGGTCAATGGTGATGATATGTTCGCAACATTTGCTCAAATCCAGCAGAAGAGCATGTTGGTGTGGTTGTTCAGTCGGTTATATCTGTACTCCTTCATTAGTCTGTTTATATACATGATCCTCAGCCTTTTCATTGCACTCATTACAGACTCCTATGACACCATAAAG aaatatcaaCAAAGTGGGTTTCCAGTAACGGATCTACATGAATTTCTAAAAGAGTGTGGCAGTGTTGGCTATAGAAAAGAACAAGCTTCCATGCCGTTCATCTGCTGCTGTAGAAG ACAACAGAGCGATGACAACTTGATACTTATTAATTGA
- the MCOLN2 gene encoding mucolipin-2 isoform X7 has product MGEGEGDKRLIFFGLSNQLVVSFKEENTVAFKHLFLKGYSGVDEDDYSCSIYTQQEAYDSIFYVINQYKQLKNISLGTLGYGQDENEGSGLKICKQQYKKGTMLPSNDTLNIDVATETECILLKPQELASKKAELKLNSSFFNLEFYRLIQVEISFKLKGIALQTIHARELPDCYVFQNTITLNNRAHSGKIKIYFDSDTDIQECKDWHISGSILQKNTQYVLVFDGFVIISCLASLILCTRSIILALKLQKRFVNFFLEKYKRHVCHADRLEFINGWYVLVIISDMMTIIGSILKMEIKAKNLTSYDVCSILLGTSTLFVWVGVIRYLGYFQTYNVLILTMQASLPKVLRFCCCAGMIYLGYTFCGWIVLGPYHEKFEDLNTVAECLFSLVNGDDMFATFAQIQQKSMLVWLFSRLYLYSFISLFIYMILSLFIALITDSYDTIKKYQQSGFPVTDLHEFLKECGSVGYRKEQASMPFICCCRRQQSDDNLILIN; this is encoded by the exons atgggggaaggagaaggggacaaACGT CTTATCTTTTTTGGTTTGAGTAACCAGTTGGTGGTCTCATTCAAAGAGGAGAACACTGTTGCTTTTAAACACCTTTTCCTGAAAGGATATTCTGGTGTTGATGAAGATGACTACAGCTGCAGTATATATACACAGCAGGAAGCTTATGATAGCATTTTTTATGTTATTAATCAG TACAAACAATTAAAGAACATTTCCCTGGGGACGCTTGGTTATGGACAAGATGAAAATGAAGGATCAGGTTTAAAAATCTGTAAACAGCAGTACAAGAAAGGCACAATGCTTCCTTCCAATGATACACTGAACATAGATGTTGCTACTGAAACAG AATGTATCCTTTTAAAGCCACAGGAGCTAGCCAGTAAGAAGGCTGAACTGAAGTTGAATTCCTCATTTTTCAATCTGGAATTTTACAG GCTTATACAGGTTGAAATCTCCTTCAAGCTAAAAGGCATCGCTCTCCAAACAATCCATGCCCGTGAATTGCCCGACTGTTACGTGTTTCAAAATACT ATCACTTTGAATAATAGAGCCCACAgtggaaaaatcaaaatttattttgatagTGATACTGATATTCAAGAATGCAAAGACTGGCACATATCTGGTTCTA TTCTCCAGAAAAATACTCAGTATGTTCTGGTTTTCGATGGATTTGTCATTATAAGTTGCCTTGCTTCTCTTATTCTCTGCACGCGATCCATTATTCTTGCCTTGAAACTGCAAAAA AGATTTGTGAATTTCTTCCTGGAGAAATACAAACGTCATGTCTGTCATGCTGATCGCTTGGAGTTCATAAATGGATGGTATGTCCTGGTAATTATCAGTGATATGATGACCATCATTGGATCAatcttaaaaatggaaataaaagccaaG AATCTTACAAGTTATGATGTCTGCAGTATTTTACTTGGAACATCAACTTTGTTTGTCTGGGTTGGCGTCATCCGATATTTGGGATATTTTCAAACCTACAAT GTACTCATTTTAACTATGCAAGCATCACTGCCCAAAGTTCTAAGGTTTTGTTGTTGTGCTGGGATGATTTATCTTGGCTATACTTTCTGTGGTTGGATTGTATTGGGACCTTATCATGAAAAG TTTGAAGATCTGAACACAGTGGCTGAGTGTCTGTTTTCTTTGGTCAATGGTGATGATATGTTCGCAACATTTGCTCAAATCCAGCAGAAGAGCATGTTGGTGTGGTTGTTCAGTCGGTTATATCTGTACTCCTTCATTAGTCTGTTTATATACATGATCCTCAGCCTTTTCATTGCACTCATTACAGACTCCTATGACACCATAAAG aaatatcaaCAAAGTGGGTTTCCAGTAACGGATCTACATGAATTTCTAAAAGAGTGTGGCAGTGTTGGCTATAGAAAAGAACAAGCTTCCATGCCGTTCATCTGCTGCTGTAGAAG ACAACAGAGCGATGACAACTTGATACTTATTAATTGA